The following are encoded together in the Blautia obeum ATCC 29174 genome:
- a CDS encoding radical SAM protein: MNKIKHAAAKKVFAGVMDYAVDQVNKNPETAYEKIIDTAEKYLKDFGKGVNWDYLRKVACNPEYTLNRYITSMVQELHPNVLKTTLMNLGFEAFYNGTKTIHEMREIHKCNIPWIILMDPTSACNLHCTGCWAAEYGNKLNLSFDDMDSIVTQGKELGVYFYMMTGGEPMVRKKDIIELCRKHNDCVFFAYTNGTLVDEALCKQMQEVGNLFLALSVEGEPDVNDMRRGEGVYNKVMHAMDLLKEHGLVFGTSICYTSANYKSVTSDEFIKMLVDKGCRYALYFHYMPVGNAASVDLLLNPEQRVYVKNRVREIRNMEHGPGIFTMDFQNDGEFVGGCIAGGRNYFHINANGDAEPCVFIHYSNGNIHENTILEILKQPLFMAYHNNQPFNDNMLRPCPMLENPEILQRIVKESGAHSTDLQSQETAEHLCSKCVHYAEEWAPVADKLWAEEHKE, encoded by the coding sequence ATGAACAAGATTAAACATGCAGCAGCTAAGAAGGTTTTCGCAGGAGTAATGGATTATGCTGTTGATCAGGTGAATAAGAATCCTGAGACAGCTTATGAGAAAATTATCGACACTGCTGAGAAGTATTTAAAAGATTTTGGAAAGGGTGTGAACTGGGATTATCTCAGGAAAGTTGCCTGTAATCCGGAATATACACTGAATCGTTATATAACTTCCATGGTACAGGAACTCCATCCTAATGTTCTGAAGACAACTCTGATGAATCTTGGATTTGAAGCTTTCTATAATGGAACAAAAACAATTCATGAGATGCGAGAAATACATAAATGTAATATCCCGTGGATCATTCTGATGGATCCTACCAGTGCATGTAACCTGCATTGTACAGGATGCTGGGCAGCAGAATACGGAAACAAGCTGAACCTGTCCTTTGACGATATGGATTCAATCGTTACACAGGGTAAAGAACTGGGAGTTTATTTCTATATGATGACAGGTGGAGAGCCGATGGTAAGAAAGAAAGACATCATCGAACTCTGCAGAAAACACAATGACTGTGTATTCTTTGCATATACAAATGGAACACTGGTTGATGAAGCACTCTGCAAACAGATGCAGGAAGTTGGAAACCTGTTTCTTGCCTTAAGCGTTGAGGGTGAGCCGGATGTTAACGATATGCGTCGTGGAGAAGGTGTGTACAATAAGGTTATGCATGCCATGGATCTGCTGAAAGAGCATGGACTTGTATTTGGTACATCAATCTGCTATACAAGTGCCAACTATAAGAGCGTTACCAGTGATGAGTTTATTAAGATGCTTGTTGATAAGGGTTGCCGTTATGCTCTGTACTTCCATTACATGCCGGTTGGAAATGCAGCATCTGTTGATCTGCTGCTGAATCCGGAACAGCGTGTTTATGTGAAGAACCGTGTAAGAGAGATCCGTAACATGGAACATGGCCCTGGAATCTTCACTATGGACTTCCAGAATGATGGGGAATTTGTTGGTGGATGTATCGCCGGAGGAAGAAACTACTTCCACATCAATGCAAATGGTGATGCAGAACCTTGTGTATTTATCCATTATTCCAATGGAAACATTCATGAGAATACAATCCTTGAGATTCTGAAACAGCCGTTATTCATGGCTTACCATAACAACCAGCCGTTTAACGATAACATGCTTCGTCCATGCCCGATGCTTGAGAATCCAGAGATCCTGCAGCGTATCGTAAAAGAAAGTGGTGCACATTCAACAGATCTGCAGTCTCAGGAGACAGCAGAACATCTTTGCAGTAAGTGTGTTCATTATGCCGAGGAGTGGGCTCCGGTTGCAGATAAACTGTGGGCTGAGGAGCATAAAGAGTAA
- a CDS encoding nitroreductase — MSEVLDKIKSRRSIRKYRSDMIPQDKLEKIIEAGTYAATGMGKQSPIIIAVTNKELRDKLSAMNAKIMGVDNMDPFYGAPVVLIVLADKSRPTCVYDGSLVMGNLMLEAEEQGIGSCWIHRAKEEFESEEGKEILKSLGIEGDYEGIGHCILGYADGPAPKAAPRKDSYVYHID; from the coding sequence ATGAGTGAAGTACTTGACAAAATCAAAAGCAGAAGAAGTATCCGTAAATACAGGAGTGATATGATTCCACAGGATAAGCTGGAGAAGATCATCGAAGCAGGAACTTATGCGGCAACAGGAATGGGAAAACAGTCTCCGATCATCATTGCTGTAACGAACAAAGAACTTCGTGATAAGCTTTCTGCAATGAATGCAAAGATTATGGGCGTTGATAATATGGATCCATTTTATGGAGCACCGGTTGTTCTGATCGTGCTGGCTGATAAGAGCAGACCAACATGTGTCTATGACGGAAGTCTTGTTATGGGAAATCTGATGCTGGAAGCAGAAGAGCAGGGAATCGGAAGCTGCTGGATCCACAGAGCAAAAGAAGAATTTGAAAGTGAAGAAGGAAAAGAAATCCTGAAATCCCTTGGAATCGAAGGTGATTATGAAGGGATCGGACACTGCATTCTGGGTTATGCGGACGGTCCGGCACCGAAGGCTGCACCAAGAAAAGATTCCTATGTATATCATATAGATTAA
- the hisA gene encoding phosphoribosylformimino-5-aminoimidazole carboxamide ribotide isomerase, which translates to MKFRPCIDIHNGKVKQIVGGSLKDAGDQARENFVSGQDAAFYAELYKNAGLKGGHVILLNGKDSEYYEATRNQALKALAAYPGGLQIGGGVCPDNAEDYLKAGASHVIVTSYVFKDGQLSWENLKKIEEIAGKEHLVLDLSCRKKDDQYFIVTDRWQKFTNVPVTLEVMEELGNHCDEFLVHAVDVEGKANGIETELADLLSDYTQRPVTYAGGVGSMEDLKLLKKHGKDRLDVTVGSALDLFGGTIPFETLKNLDDLHI; encoded by the coding sequence ATGAAATTTCGACCATGCATTGACATACATAATGGAAAAGTAAAACAGATCGTAGGCGGAAGCCTCAAAGATGCCGGAGATCAGGCAAGAGAGAATTTTGTGTCCGGTCAGGATGCAGCCTTTTATGCTGAGCTGTATAAAAATGCCGGATTAAAGGGCGGACATGTTATCCTTTTGAACGGAAAAGATTCAGAGTATTACGAGGCGACCAGAAATCAGGCACTTAAGGCGCTGGCAGCTTATCCGGGAGGCTTACAGATCGGCGGTGGTGTCTGTCCGGATAATGCGGAAGATTATCTGAAAGCAGGGGCAAGTCATGTAATTGTTACTTCCTACGTCTTTAAAGACGGACAGCTTTCCTGGGAAAATCTAAAAAAAATAGAAGAAATTGCAGGAAAAGAGCATCTGGTTCTGGACTTAAGCTGCCGTAAAAAAGACGATCAGTATTTTATTGTGACAGATCGTTGGCAGAAATTTACAAATGTACCGGTGACACTCGAAGTAATGGAAGAACTGGGAAATCATTGTGATGAATTCCTTGTGCATGCGGTAGATGTCGAGGGAAAGGCAAATGGAATTGAAACAGAACTGGCGGACCTGCTTTCTGACTATACACAGCGACCGGTGACTTATGCGGGAGGTGTCGGAAGCATGGAAGATCTGAAACTTCTGAAAAAGCATGGAAAAGATCGTTTGGATGTTACCGTTGGCAGCGCATTGGATCTTTTTGGAGGAACGATTCCGTTTGAAACACTAAAAAATCTGGATGATCTGCATATATGA
- the dapB gene encoding 4-hydroxy-tetrahydrodipicolinate reductase, with product MVKIIMHGCCGHMGQVISDLVAKDANAEIVAGIDVTDKGNTTYPVFTNIKECQTEADVLIDFSSAKAADALLDYCTERNLPVVLCTTGLSEEQLAKVEETAKKIPVLKSANMSLGINTLMKLIQEAAKVLATAGFDMEIVEKHHHLKLDAPSGTALALADSLNEAMDNQYHYVYDRSQKREMRDEKEIGISAVRGGTIVGEHEVIFAGEDEVIEFKHTAYSKAIFGKGAIEAAKFLAGKPAGKYDMADVIEG from the coding sequence ATGGTAAAAATTATCATGCACGGATGCTGCGGACATATGGGACAGGTGATTTCTGATCTTGTTGCAAAAGATGCCAATGCAGAGATCGTAGCAGGAATTGATGTAACAGATAAAGGAAATACTACTTATCCGGTATTTACCAATATTAAAGAATGTCAGACAGAGGCAGATGTCCTGATCGATTTCTCTTCTGCAAAGGCAGCAGATGCATTACTGGATTACTGCACAGAGCGTAACCTTCCGGTTGTTCTCTGCACAACAGGTCTGTCTGAAGAACAGCTTGCAAAAGTTGAAGAGACAGCAAAAAAGATTCCGGTACTGAAATCTGCAAACATGTCACTTGGTATCAACACTCTGATGAAACTGATCCAGGAAGCTGCAAAGGTTCTTGCAACAGCTGGATTTGATATGGAGATTGTAGAGAAACATCATCATCTGAAACTGGATGCTCCGAGCGGTACAGCGCTGGCACTTGCTGACAGCCTGAATGAAGCGATGGATAATCAGTATCACTATGTGTATGACAGAAGCCAAAAACGTGAGATGCGTGATGAAAAAGAAATCGGTATTTCTGCAGTACGTGGCGGTACGATCGTTGGTGAGCATGAAGTGATCTTTGCCGGCGAAGACGAAGTGATTGAATTTAAGCATACCGCTTATTCAAAAGCCATCTTCGGTAAAGGTGCAATTGAAGCGGCTAAATTCCTGGCTGGTAAACCGGCCGGAAAATACGATATGGCTGATGTGATCGAAGGCTGA
- the dapA gene encoding 4-hydroxy-tetrahydrodipicolinate synthase has protein sequence MAIFKGAGVAIVTPMYEDGKVNYDKLEELLEFQIANSTDAIIICGTTGESSTMTHGEHLKTIKFAIDKVNKRVPVIAGTGSNCTETAIMMSKEAASYGADALLVVTPYYNKATQKGLIAHYTAIANAVPETPIIMYNVPSRTGCNIQPATVATLVKNVKNIVGLKAASGDLSQIAKTVSLAGADLELYSGNDDQVLPILSLGGLGVISVLSNVAPKETHDMVMKFMEGDTAGAAKIQIDAIPLINALFCEVNPIPVKTALNLMGMNVGPLRMPLCEMEESNKETLKKALQDFGIKLA, from the coding sequence ATGGCAATTTTTAAAGGTGCGGGCGTCGCAATTGTTACCCCTATGTATGAAGATGGAAAGGTGAATTACGATAAACTGGAAGAACTGCTGGAATTCCAGATCGCCAACAGCACAGATGCCATTATTATCTGTGGAACAACCGGTGAGTCTTCTACAATGACACACGGAGAACATCTTAAAACAATTAAATTTGCAATTGATAAAGTAAATAAACGTGTACCGGTTATCGCAGGAACAGGTTCTAACTGTACAGAGACAGCAATCATGATGTCAAAGGAAGCTGCATCCTACGGAGCAGATGCATTACTGGTTGTAACTCCTTATTATAATAAAGCAACACAAAAGGGACTTATCGCTCACTATACTGCAATCGCAAATGCAGTTCCTGAGACTCCGATCATTATGTATAATGTACCGAGTCGTACAGGATGTAACATCCAGCCGGCAACCGTTGCCACACTGGTTAAAAATGTTAAGAACATCGTAGGCCTGAAAGCCGCAAGCGGAGATCTTTCTCAGATCGCAAAGACAGTATCTCTGGCAGGTGCTGATCTGGAACTGTATTCCGGAAATGATGATCAGGTTCTGCCGATCCTTTCACTTGGCGGACTTGGCGTTATCTCTGTACTTTCTAATGTTGCACCGAAGGAAACACATGATATGGTCATGAAATTCATGGAAGGTGACACTGCAGGTGCTGCCAAGATTCAGATCGATGCGATTCCGCTGATCAATGCTCTGTTCTGTGAAGTCAATCCGATTCCGGTTAAGACAGCACTGAACCTGATGGGTATGAATGTAGGACCTCTTCGTATGCCTCTTTGTGAAATGGAAGAAAGCAATAAAGAAACCCTGAAGAAAGCACTGCAGGATTTCGGAATTAAGCTGGCATAA
- a CDS encoding cob(I)yrinic acid a,c-diamide adenosyltransferase has product MEKELTEVYCGNGKGKTALAIGQSLRVATQGKSVIVIQFLKGRDQRSLDFLQDVDNLDFKIFRFEKRECCYEDLTEEEKAEEKSNILNGLNFARKVVVTQECDFLVLDEILGLLDCGIITVEGIADILKHKDESMHIVMTGWNFPEELRPYVDVITTLNTEEVHPLDANE; this is encoded by the coding sequence ATGGAAAAAGAATTAACAGAGGTATACTGCGGAAACGGCAAAGGCAAGACTGCACTGGCTATCGGACAGAGTCTCCGTGTGGCTACCCAGGGCAAAAGCGTGATCGTGATCCAGTTTCTGAAAGGAAGAGACCAGCGTTCGCTGGATTTCTTGCAGGATGTGGACAACCTGGATTTTAAGATCTTTCGCTTCGAAAAGAGAGAATGCTGCTACGAAGACCTGACAGAAGAAGAAAAGGCAGAGGAGAAATCCAACATTCTGAACGGACTGAATTTTGCCCGTAAAGTTGTTGTTACTCAGGAATGCGATTTTTTGGTTCTTGATGAGATTCTTGGACTTCTTGACTGTGGTATCATAACAGTTGAGGGAATCGCAGATATACTGAAACACAAGGATGAATCTATGCATATTGTCATGACTGGATGGAATTTCCCGGAGGAATTAAGACCGTATGTAGATGTGATCACAACGCTGAACACCGAGGAAGTTCATCCATTGGATGCCAACGAATAA
- a CDS encoding single-stranded DNA-binding protein: MADKIIENNQVSIMGKIDTGFTFSHQVFGEGFYTMELLVRRLSDSEDRIPVMVSERLLDITQDYTGQYIEIHGQFRSYNRHEEKHNRLVLSVFAREVNFVEEQDESLPVNQIFLDGFICKPPVYRKTPLGREIADMLLAVNRPYSKSDYIPCICWGRNARYASAFTVGGHVLLWGRIQSREYMKRIGENQSERRTAYEVSVSKLEYID; encoded by the coding sequence ATGGCAGACAAAATCATTGAAAACAATCAGGTATCGATCATGGGGAAAATTGATACAGGCTTCACATTCAGTCATCAGGTATTTGGTGAAGGCTTTTATACCATGGAGCTTCTTGTGCGCAGGCTGAGTGATTCTGAGGACAGGATTCCGGTCATGGTTTCAGAAAGGCTTCTGGATATAACGCAGGATTATACGGGGCAGTATATTGAGATCCATGGACAATTCCGGTCTTATAACAGGCATGAAGAAAAACATAACCGTCTGGTTCTTTCTGTTTTTGCGAGGGAAGTAAATTTTGTTGAGGAGCAGGACGAATCACTTCCGGTCAATCAGATCTTCCTGGATGGATTTATCTGTAAGCCGCCGGTCTACCGAAAAACGCCGCTTGGCAGAGAAATTGCAGATATGCTTCTGGCAGTGAACCGTCCTTACAGTAAATCTGATTACATACCATGTATCTGCTGGGGCAGAAATGCCAGATATGCATCAGCGTTTACTGTTGGAGGTCATGTGCTTCTGTGGGGAAGAATTCAGAGCCGTGAATATATGAAGCGGATCGGTGAGAATCAGTCAGAGAGAAGAACAGCATATGAGGTGTCTGTAAGTAAGCTGGAATATATAGATTAG
- the typA gene encoding translational GTPase TypA: protein MKTKREDVRNVAIIAHVDHGKTTLVDQLLKQSGVFRENQEVQERVMDSNDIERERGITILSKNTAVHYKGVKINIIDTPGHADFGGEVERVLKMVDGVILLVDAFEGAMPQTKFVLRKALELDLHVIVCINKIDRPEARPEEVIDEVLELLMDLEASDEQLDCPFLYASAKAGHAVLDLADTPENMAPLFETILKYIPAPEGDPDADTQVLISTIDYNEYVGRIGVGKVENGKIAVNQELTLLNHHDLDKRKKVKISKLYEFDGLNKVEVKEASIGSIVAISGIEDIHIGDTLCGGDNPEAIPFQKISEPTLSMNFMVNDSPLAGQEGKYITSRHLRDRLYRELNTDVSLRVEDTDSTECFKVSGRGELHLSVLIENMRREGYEFAVSKPEVLYHTDERGKKLEPMEIAYVDVPEEFSGTVIQKLSERKGELQGMSTASDGSVRLEFHIPSRGLIGFRGEFLTSTKGTGILNTTFDGYAPYKGDFQYRKQGSLIAFESGEAVAYGLFSAQDRGTLFVGPGEKVYSGMVIGQNGKAEDIELNVCKTKHLTNTRSSSADEALKLTPPRVLSLEQAIEFIDQDELLEVTPESLRIRKRILDPRERKRAAFRKQ, encoded by the coding sequence ATGAAGACAAAACGCGAAGACGTACGTAACGTTGCCATCATCGCCCATGTCGATCACGGCAAAACTACCCTGGTGGATCAGCTCCTTAAACAAAGCGGTGTATTCCGTGAAAACCAGGAAGTTCAGGAACGTGTCATGGACTCCAACGACATTGAACGTGAGCGTGGAATTACTATTTTATCCAAAAACACTGCTGTACATTACAAGGGAGTAAAGATCAATATCATTGATACCCCTGGCCATGCAGACTTCGGTGGTGAAGTAGAACGTGTTCTTAAGATGGTAGACGGCGTTATTCTTCTGGTAGATGCCTTTGAAGGTGCTATGCCACAGACTAAATTCGTTCTCCGTAAAGCTCTGGAACTGGACCTTCATGTCATCGTCTGCATCAACAAGATCGACCGTCCGGAAGCCCGTCCGGAAGAAGTTATTGATGAAGTTCTGGAACTTCTCATGGACCTTGAAGCATCCGATGAGCAGCTTGACTGCCCGTTCCTGTATGCATCCGCAAAAGCAGGACATGCGGTTCTTGACCTTGCAGACACACCGGAAAACATGGCTCCGCTGTTTGAAACCATCCTGAAATATATCCCGGCACCGGAAGGTGATCCGGACGCAGACACACAGGTACTGATCAGTACCATCGATTACAACGAATATGTTGGACGTATCGGTGTCGGCAAAGTTGAAAATGGAAAAATTGCAGTAAACCAGGAGCTGACACTTCTGAACCACCACGACCTTGACAAACGTAAAAAAGTTAAGATCAGCAAGCTTTATGAATTTGATGGTCTGAACAAGGTCGAAGTAAAAGAAGCATCTATCGGATCTATCGTAGCGATCTCCGGTATCGAAGATATCCATATCGGTGATACCCTCTGCGGCGGTGACAACCCGGAAGCAATTCCTTTCCAGAAGATTTCCGAGCCAACTCTTTCCATGAACTTCATGGTAAATGACAGCCCGCTCGCCGGACAGGAAGGTAAATACATCACTTCCCGTCATCTTCGTGACCGTCTGTACCGTGAGCTGAACACCGATGTCAGCCTTCGTGTAGAAGATACTGACTCTACAGAGTGCTTCAAAGTTTCCGGACGTGGTGAACTTCATCTCTCCGTACTGATTGAGAACATGCGCCGTGAAGGTTATGAATTCGCAGTAAGTAAACCGGAAGTTCTGTATCACACGGACGAACGTGGTAAGAAACTTGAGCCAATGGAAATCGCTTACGTAGATGTTCCGGAAGAATTCTCCGGTACTGTTATCCAGAAATTGAGCGAGCGTAAAGGTGAACTTCAGGGAATGAGCACAGCAAGTGACGGATCTGTTCGTCTGGAATTCCACATTCCATCTCGTGGACTGATCGGATTCCGTGGTGAATTTCTGACTTCCACCAAGGGTACCGGTATCCTGAATACTACTTTCGACGGATATGCACCATATAAAGGAGATTTCCAGTATCGTAAACAGGGATCCCTGATTGCCTTTGAATCCGGTGAAGCAGTTGCATATGGTCTGTTCTCAGCGCAGGATCGTGGAACACTCTTCGTTGGTCCTGGCGAAAAAGTATACAGTGGTATGGTCATCGGGCAGAATGGTAAAGCCGAAGACATCGAGCTGAATGTCTGCAAGACAAAACATCTGACCAATACACGTTCTTCTTCCGCGGATGAAGCTCTGAAACTGACACCGCCAAGAGTTCTCAGCCTCGAGCAGGCAATCGAATTCATCGATCAGGACGAACTTCTGGAAGTAACACCAGAAAGCCTTCGTATCCGTAAGAGAATTCTGGATCCTAGAGAAAGAAAACGTGCAGCATTTCGTAAGCAGTGA
- a CDS encoding AI-2E family transporter: MKQNENTKYVKLGITGAAVLAFGFAIMYILNQSKNIAAGIQLVFNILKPFLYGALIAYLLAPICNRMDERFLKWFPKATEKQKKGLKFLSIAIAVICAVTIVVLLILLILPQVWDSTVKIIKILPARLAYCNRMIDQLLKDQPELQTYFNHFSSQVENGLNDVLKANSSMMTTIQGIVNNITVQLIEVLSVFKNMFLGFLIAVYLLASRKLFGAQAKLLLYGIFSNKWAKIIEEEVHYTDKMFNGFFVGKIIDSAIIGLICFAGTTLLGFESAAFISVVIGVTNIIPFFGPFIGAIPCALLLLLGSNPWDALYFLIFIVILQQVDGNIIGPKILGNTTGVSSFWVLFSILLFGGLWGLVGMVIAVPLFGVIYDIIRKLTARGLKRNRHEEMMQEYNEKFHEEPEETETTQKDTFSKKINAKINEYIDKNVNNK; this comes from the coding sequence TTGAAACAAAATGAAAACACAAAATATGTAAAACTTGGTATTACAGGAGCGGCAGTTCTGGCATTTGGATTTGCCATCATGTATATTCTGAATCAGAGCAAGAATATTGCAGCAGGTATTCAGTTGGTATTTAATATTCTGAAACCTTTCCTGTATGGTGCGTTGATTGCCTATCTGCTGGCACCGATCTGTAACCGGATGGATGAGCGTTTCCTGAAATGGTTTCCCAAGGCAACAGAAAAGCAGAAGAAAGGTTTGAAATTTCTATCTATTGCAATTGCAGTTATTTGTGCAGTCACGATTGTAGTTCTGCTGATTCTGCTGATTCTTCCGCAGGTATGGGACAGCACAGTGAAGATCATTAAGATACTTCCGGCCAGACTTGCCTATTGTAACCGCATGATTGATCAGCTGCTCAAGGATCAGCCGGAATTACAGACATATTTTAATCATTTTTCATCACAGGTGGAGAATGGTCTGAATGATGTTCTGAAAGCAAATTCCAGTATGATGACAACGATTCAGGGAATTGTCAATAATATTACAGTACAGTTGATCGAGGTTTTAAGCGTATTCAAAAATATGTTTCTTGGATTTTTGATCGCAGTATATCTTCTTGCAAGCCGTAAACTGTTTGGAGCACAGGCAAAGCTTCTTCTGTATGGTATCTTTTCGAATAAATGGGCGAAGATCATTGAAGAAGAAGTTCATTATACAGACAAAATGTTTAACGGTTTCTTTGTTGGTAAGATCATCGATTCTGCAATTATCGGTCTGATCTGCTTTGCGGGAACCACTTTATTGGGATTCGAATCCGCTGCATTTATCAGTGTTGTGATTGGTGTGACGAATATCATTCCGTTTTTCGGACCATTTATCGGAGCAATTCCATGTGCATTATTACTGCTTCTGGGAAGTAATCCGTGGGATGCTTTATACTTCCTGATTTTTATCGTGATACTTCAGCAGGTGGACGGAAATATCATCGGACCGAAGATCCTTGGTAATACAACCGGAGTTTCCAGTTTCTGGGTATTATTTTCCATTCTGTTATTTGGAGGTCTGTGGGGACTGGTTGGTATGGTGATCGCAGTACCATTGTTTGGGGTTATCTATGATATTATCCGTAAACTGACAGCAAGAGGACTGAAGAGAAACAGACATGAAGAGATGATGCAGGAATATAATGAAAAATTTCATGAAGAGCCTGAAGAAACAGAGACAACTCAAAAGGATACGTTCAGCAAAAAAATTAATGCAAAAATCAATGAGTACATTGATAAGAATGTAAATAACAAATAG